GACGCTCTTTGTCGTCAGGCCGTCCGCCTGGCTGTAGGCATAATACAGCCCGGTGTACCCCCTGACCGAGGCGTCCAGCACGTCAAGGTTCGTATCGTCCGCCACCGGGATCTCGTTGACGATCCCTTTTGTGACGTCGTCGTCGGTGAAACGCCTGAGGGCAGTGACCGGGTTGCCGGTCGCGGTATTCTGCAGGGCGGTGATATCGAGTCCCTCCTCATAGACGAATATCGTGTCGCCCGGCAGGACATCGGAAATGGTGGCGCCCCGTGCCGAAACCGGAGCGGCAAGTGCCGCAAAGAGCAGCAGTGCAAGGCAGCAGAGCACGCATATGCCTGTCCCTGTATGATCCAGTCTTCGCTCCATAATGATCCTACCCATGCGGTTTGGAAAACTTATGCCTTTCGCAAAATCAGAGAAAAAGAGATTGATGGTATGGATTCCGGGTGCCTTATTCGACCGGGGCCTGCCCGATCTTCTCGATAAGGCCGTTGAGGGAGGCTTCGCGCATACCCTCGACGAACTTGATCGAGCCGACGACCAGGTGACCGCCGCCGCTGATGCCGCCGCCGGTGATCTCGTCATGGAGTTCGCGGACCATCCGCGGGATGTTCATGAGCACGCCGCGGGAGCGGAGCACTGCAAAGTCCGGGCCAAAACCGAGAGTGACCACCGGTTCTCCCGGGTGCTGCCGGCAGAGCCGGTCGTGGATCTCGCCCGAGGTCTTGCCCGGCGGGGGGAAGGTGAAGCGGTGGGCGAAGATCTCCACGTCGATCCTGAAGAGATATGCCCCGTTCGGGAGCCGCTCCTCGACCACATGGGGCATGGACGCCGCCATCTGCTCTTCGATTGCCGCGTTCGCCGATTCGACCAGGAGGCCGATGAGGTTCTTATGGAGGTCGCGGTTCCCCTTGAGATTGAGGATGTCCTTGATCAGTTCCCTGCCGTCGTTGAACCTGAGCCAGAACTGCTCGTAGTCCAGGGCAAGGGCGATGTCCTTGCATTCCTGCTCGGAATAATCCTCTGCGATGAGGTCGAGATAGCGCTGCCGTTCGGGCGCCTCGCTCCGGTCGCCGACGCCCGCGACGGCTGGCAGGTGCCTGATTGCGTCGCTGACCTTCGGGTTGATCAGCCGCGCCACCTCGGTCCCGAGCATGCCGGCCGTGACCCCGAAATCCCCGCCGACGTGGTAGGGGTTGACATGGGCGATCACGTAGTCGTCGACGATTGCGTCCGGGTGGTGGTGGTCGACGACGATCATCGGGAGGCTATAGATCTGGGCCATCTTCATCGAGGGGAGGTCCTCCTCGGTGGAGCCGTTGTCCATCAGGACGATCAGCGGCATCTTCTGCCCGAACCGCTCGTGGTCCTTCAGGGCGAAGTCGAGGTCGCGGGTGATGTCCTCGATCTCATAGAAGGGCGCCTTTGAGGGGGAGCGCTTGAAGAGATAGTAGGCGGTGTCCAGGTCGTCGCCTTCCTGGCGCATCAGGGAGATCACCGCCTGCTCGACGGCGACGGCGGCCGAGATGCCGTCGGCGTCTGCATGGTGGCGGAGGATGATCGGCTGCGCCTCGAAGACGGCCCGCCTGATCATCTTTGCAACTTTCCGCATCGCGGGGCGCAGGCGGTCGAGGACGTCGCTCTCGATCAGGAGCGGGATATCCTCGGGTTCGGCGCGCGCGTCGAGGGCTGTCTCGATCCGGTCGTGCACTCTCTGTGCGTCCTCGCCGGTGAGCGCCTCCATCGAGCTGACCTCGATCTGGAGCTGGTTCTGCCGGCGCATCACCTCTCCGCTGACCATCACGGTGCTCCCGAGTTCGATCTCGGGATATGCCCGGACGCCGGCCTCGATAAAGGCGGCGGCGTTGCCGCTCCCGGACTCATCGACGAGGGTGAAGATCGTCGGCCCGCTCGTCTGCTTGATCTGGGCGACCGAGGCTTCGAGGGTGACGCTCCTGCCGACCTGCGATGAGAGATCGCCCATTTTTGTCACATGGACCCGCCTGGTGACAGTCTCGAGCCGGTACACCCGGGGCAGGACCTCTGCAAGGTCAATGTTCCCGTTGTTCCTGATATTGATGACCTTTACAAAGATCTGCTCGCGCTCCTGGTGCTCCTGAACCATGTTGCTCTTGTGGATCAGTCCCTTGAGCCGGGCGTTCAACTGGACGAAGGTTCCGAAGTTTGCAAAGCCCTGAACGGTCCCTGCATAGGTTTTCCCTTCTTCGACCTCCCCGATCCCGCAGTTAGGGCCGAGGGAATAGATTATCGTATCTTCTTGATTCGCCATCTTCGTACTCTCTTGAATGATAATGCTTATGTATTTTTACCCGAGCAGAGGGTTGCGAGTTGCTCTTCGCCGTCCCGACGCCCCTTCGCGACGATGAGGTCGCCGGCGAAGAGGCGCTCGTCTCTGCCCGGCCTGTACGTCCAGCGCTCTCCGCCGCGCCTGATCGCAAGCACGACCATGCCGGTGACGGTGGCGAGGGACATCTCTTTCAGGCTTCGGTTCGCAAGCGCCGATCCTTCTTCCACCTCGAAACGGGTGATGATCTCGTCGGACTCCCGAACAATCATCCTGAACACCGGGGGGATCTCGATATCGCGGAGGAGGACGTCGGCGATCGCAGACGCCGCTTCTGCGATCGTCTCTGCGAATGAGGAGAGGTGGAGGAGGCCCCTGAGGTATTCCACGTTCTCGATGCGTTTTGCCGCTTCCAGGACCCAGAGGTCGAACTGGTAGCGCATATCCTCCATCCGCCCTTCAAGCGCTCTGACCTCCCGTGCAAGGTCTTCGTTGGTGAAGAGGAGGGCGGTGTAGGCGAGACCGACGGCGAGTTCCGAGAGGTTCTTCATCTCGATCATCAGGGCGACGGCCCGGTCGAGATCGTCGACGCACCCGGCCCGCGCCCATTCGCGGTGGGGCTCGGGGGTGGCTCCGGCCATCGTATGGAGCGGAGCCACGCCGGCACCGATCCCCTTTGCAAGGAGGATGTCCCCGCCTTTGATCACGGAGCGTTTGTCGGGATCGTAGATCCAGCCGTTTCCGCGCCGGATCGCGATCACCCGCATCCCGGACCGGCTCTGGAGTTTCACCTCGCCGAGGGTTGTTCCGTCGAGCAGGGCGTGAGGGGCGACCTCGATCCGCACTGTCACCTCTTCGGCCTCGGGAAGGGCTTCGCGCAGTTTTTGCGGGAACTTTGCACCTTTCCTGATGATCCGTGCGATCTCGGTGGCCGAGTTGGCGATCCGTTCCGCCGACTCGGCGATCTGCAGGAGCCCGCTCATCGATTCCGCCTCTTCGACCCTTCTGGCACCGAGCATCCCGGAGATGCGCGCCTGGTAGGTGTGGCGGTTCATGATCTCTTCAAGGTTCTCGATTTCGCCGGCGATCTCCCGGCTCTCGAAGAGGATCGCAGAATAGGCAAGGTCAACCATCAGCTCGGAGATGTCCTTCATCTCGATGAGGACATCCTTGAGGCTGGTCGGCTGATACTCGACTTCCATCATCTGTGTGTACCGTCTCTCATGTACGTATGGCATCGGGAGTATATTAACCGGTAGTTCTGTGCAGGCTGCGGCCGTTCCGAACGTGAAGTGCGGCTGCAAATGGCCAGTTGTGACCACAGGAGGAAATTGGAGATTTGAACCCATAAAATGGCGAACGAAAAGATATACTGGCGCAAATCGGTTACGGGATGCATCACGCTCTCTCTGGAAGCGGATGGATGTTTGCAGGGATCGGTCGAGAATGCTTCCCGATTTATCGAATCTCTTATCATGAGTGCTAAAACCGGAATAAATCCTGTTTTATTCACGATTTCTCAAAACAGGGGCAAAAACCCATGGGCCTGTCCGGGTTCGAACCGGAGATCTTCGCCGTGTAAGGGCGACGTCATAACCGACTAGACCACAAGCCCCGAAATACCGTTTATTGTTGCACCTTGGATCATATATCTCTGTTGCCCTCCTGCTTCTCTCTCCGGCAGGGCTGGAACACTCTGATTGCACCGCCCCGCAGCAGGGGAGGGGGCGGCGATCACCCGATGCCGCTAGCGTTTTTCCCCGGCCATACCTTCGAGCAGGTGCCTGATCGCCCGCAGTTCCGCGATCACGTCGCCTTCCTCCCCGGACGTCTCCGCGCCGCCGGTCGCCGCCGCCACCGGCGCTCGTCCCCTCACCTGGGCCATGATCAGTTCCCTGAGGGGCTCGGGCTCCTCGATGCCCATCAGTTTGATCTCGGCCTGCGGCTGCGCCGAGTAGCCGGCGGTCTGGATGCGGAGGTCAGAGATGCCGAAATAGCGCATCACCGGCCCCTGGATGATATCGACGTTTGTGATCCGGTTGTAGGGCACGATCCCGGTCTGCCTGAACCAGACCCCCCGCCGCCAGGTCATCTCGGTCGGCGTCAGGTGGTAGAGGATGCTCTGGTAGTACATCGGGATCCATGCGCCGACAAAGACGGCGATCGCCGAGATCCCGAGGGCGATCGCGAGTATCACCGGGAGGGGGGCGCCGGCGAAAATGGTCGGGAGGATCGCAAAGGCGACCAGAAACACGATGACGATGATCAGAGAAAGGAAGTAATAGGCCCTGAACCGGGGGGCCGGTTTGAACTCCTTTCCAATGGTAATCTCTTCGGACATGATGCTTCGACCTCTGTACCCGGTAATCGACGCCGCACCTCATCAATCCATGTGCCGGGCGCCCCCTGTCCTCTGCCCTGACCCTGACGAACCTTTATTATGCCGGTGTACAAGAAGGCGTTCCTATGCCACCACATGCCGAAGAAGTCCTGGACGCCATCATGGGGAGGCGGAGCATCCGTGCCTATGAGGGCCGCTACCTTGACGATGAGACCGTGCTCTCGATCATCCATGCGGGGATCCATGCTCCGACAACGCTCGGCCTCCAGCCGTGGCGTTTTGTCGTCGTCCGCGACCACGACCTCATGAAGCAGATCTCCGACTACTGCAAACCAATCCTGCTCCTCAACCTGAAGGATATGACCGCTCCCGAAGCGGTAGAGCAGAAAAAACTGCTCGCTTCCAGGGATTTCAACATCTTCTATGGTGCGGCCGTCCTGGTCCTCGTTCTCGGGGACGAGAAAAACCGTTTCAGCACCTATGATTGCACGCTCTGCGCCGGAACCATGATGCTCGCCGCCCATGCACTGGGAGTCGGGAGCTGCTGGATCGGGGCTGCGGGCCCGGTCTCAGGCAACCCGGAGCTGATGAAGGCCCTGAAGGTGCCTGAGGGGTGGATGATCGTGGCGCCGATCGTCCTGGGCTACCCGAAGGAGATCCCTGAAAAACCGCCGCGGCGCGAACCCGAGATCGACTGGGTCAGATAATCGCGGGGAGGATCATTCCCTCCCCCTCTCAATTCTCCAAAAAAAACGTATTCACTGAAGCCCGAAGGACTTCAGGGTCACCTCGGGGTTCACGCCGCCGACGCGGTAGATGACACCCTCGGAGAGCTCGTTGATGATCACTTCTGCCGGCGAGAAGAGCGAGGTGTCGATCTTGTAGAAGTCGTAGCCCGCTTCCTTGAAGATCTCGTTGAAGGGCTTGCCGTAGCCCTGCGACGTGCAGGACGGAATCTTATCGAGGTAGTCCTTGATCTCGGGCGCCTTCATCGTCAGGGAGATCTGGCCGTGGTAGATGGTGGCGTCGTTGGTGACACCCATGGCGAGCTTGGGGCCGCGGACCGGCGGAATCGGGGCGGTGCCGAAGCCGGAGATGATCTTTCTGGTATCGAACCCGAGTTCGTTCAGTTTGTAGACGGCGGTCTCGACACAGCGGCCGGCGACCTGGATGGACCCGACGATCGAGGAGGTCGGGGCGACGATGGCGCAGGTGTTGGCAACGTCCACCTTGCAGGACTCGGCGATCTTCTGCATGACCTCGCCGTTCGGGAGGTGGTCGCTCTCCAGGCAGATCACGGCCGTATCGCACTCGTCCTCGTAGCCGATCACCTCATAGGTGTGCTTCGGCTTGAGGGAGAGGGCGCGTGCCGGTCCCGACCCCATCGCAAAGTAGTTGCCGACCTTGACGGTCCAGCCGGCTTTCTGGGCGCCGAGGCAGGCGATCGCCGGGAAATCGGTGGAGACCTCGATGAAAGGCATCGGAACCCCCTTGATCTGCCCCATGGTGAAGTTGATCTCGGCGAGACCGCCGAGGCAGATGTCTGTGAAGACGCGTCCTGCCCGGTATCCACCTTCTACGCTTACACCCGCATCGACGATCCGCGCACCGTTGTCCAGTTCGTGGGCGGCGGCATTGTAGTCTTCAGGATATTCGAAGATGTCGTTAAATATATCAAGGGCCTGTTCGTTCACGCTCAGCATGGAAATATCACCGTTCACATAAACAACGCAAAGAGAATAGATAAGACTTGCCAATCGATCGCTCAGTCCAGCAGTTCGAGGACGCGCTGCGGCTCGTACCTGAGCGTGATCACCCGTGTCCGGCCCCGTCCTTCCCGGTAATCGAGATTTATCAGCCTTATTGCGTCAAGCTTCTTGACGATCTCGTGGAAACGGGTGTAACCGAGTTTTGCTTCCTGTTTTGCATGCTTATAGACCTCGCCGGCGTTCATCTCACCGCCGCCGACGCTCATTGTGGCGATTGTCCTGAGCAGATTTTTCTCCTCGGTTTTCAGGGTCCGCAGGGTGAAGGTGAGGTGGAGGTACTTCGAGATCTGGTATGCGCGGCAGACATCGTCCTCCTCGATCCGCCGGCGTGCATCCTTTTCGGCGTTTAAAGCCGCCCTCTTCAGCAGGTCAAGCCCGACCCGCAGGTCGCCGCTCTTCATGGTCTGCTCGGTGACGAGGTCGAGCATTGTATCAGGGAGCACGCCAGGGTAGAGGCCGGTGAGCACCCGCTCGGTGAGGATGTGCCTGACCTCGTCTGCCGAATAGGGTGGGAAATAGATCTCGGTCGGCCGAAAGACCGAGGCGACCCTCGGGTCGACCTCACGCGAGAGGTCGACGCTCAGATCGGAGATGATCGTGATCACCCCGATCCTGGTGCCCGGATAGGACTCGTGCGCCCTGAGGAGTGCGTAGAGCACCCGGTTGATCTCGTTTTCATAGAGGAGATAGTTGGCGTCGTCGAGGGCGACGAGGAGGACTGCCTCCTCCTTCAGGAGGATCCGGCAGATGGCGTCGAAGATCTGCTTGAACGAGGTGCCCGAGGTCGGCGGGAGATGACCCGAGAGTTTATGATAGATCTGGGCAAAGATGGCGAACT
Above is a window of Methanofollis tationis DNA encoding:
- a CDS encoding DHH family phosphoesterase; the protein is MANQEDTIIYSLGPNCGIGEVEEGKTYAGTVQGFANFGTFVQLNARLKGLIHKSNMVQEHQEREQIFVKVINIRNNGNIDLAEVLPRVYRLETVTRRVHVTKMGDLSSQVGRSVTLEASVAQIKQTSGPTIFTLVDESGSGNAAAFIEAGVRAYPEIELGSTVMVSGEVMRRQNQLQIEVSSMEALTGEDAQRVHDRIETALDARAEPEDIPLLIESDVLDRLRPAMRKVAKMIRRAVFEAQPIILRHHADADGISAAVAVEQAVISLMRQEGDDLDTAYYLFKRSPSKAPFYEIEDITRDLDFALKDHERFGQKMPLIVLMDNGSTEEDLPSMKMAQIYSLPMIVVDHHHPDAIVDDYVIAHVNPYHVGGDFGVTAGMLGTEVARLINPKVSDAIRHLPAVAGVGDRSEAPERQRYLDLIAEDYSEQECKDIALALDYEQFWLRFNDGRELIKDILNLKGNRDLHKNLIGLLVESANAAIEEQMAASMPHVVEERLPNGAYLFRIDVEIFAHRFTFPPPGKTSGEIHDRLCRQHPGEPVVTLGFGPDFAVLRSRGVLMNIPRMVRELHDEITGGGISGGGHLVVGSIKFVEGMREASLNGLIEKIGQAPVE
- a CDS encoding potassium channel family protein; amino-acid sequence: MMEVEYQPTSLKDVLIEMKDISELMVDLAYSAILFESREIAGEIENLEEIMNRHTYQARISGMLGARRVEEAESMSGLLQIAESAERIANSATEIARIIRKGAKFPQKLREALPEAEEVTVRIEVAPHALLDGTTLGEVKLQSRSGMRVIAIRRGNGWIYDPDKRSVIKGGDILLAKGIGAGVAPLHTMAGATPEPHREWARAGCVDDLDRAVALMIEMKNLSELAVGLAYTALLFTNEDLAREVRALEGRMEDMRYQFDLWVLEAAKRIENVEYLRGLLHLSSFAETIAEAASAIADVLLRDIEIPPVFRMIVRESDEIITRFEVEEGSALANRSLKEMSLATVTGMVVLAIRRGGERWTYRPGRDERLFAGDLIVAKGRRDGEEQLATLCSGKNT
- a CDS encoding PH domain-containing protein, which gives rise to MSEEITIGKEFKPAPRFRAYYFLSLIIVIVFLVAFAILPTIFAGAPLPVILAIALGISAIAVFVGAWIPMYYQSILYHLTPTEMTWRRGVWFRQTGIVPYNRITNVDIIQGPVMRYFGISDLRIQTAGYSAQPQAEIKLMGIEEPEPLRELIMAQVRGRAPVAAATGGAETSGEEGDVIAELRAIRHLLEGMAGEKR
- a CDS encoding nitroreductase family protein, which encodes MPPHAEEVLDAIMGRRSIRAYEGRYLDDETVLSIIHAGIHAPTTLGLQPWRFVVVRDHDLMKQISDYCKPILLLNLKDMTAPEAVEQKKLLASRDFNIFYGAAVLVLVLGDEKNRFSTYDCTLCAGTMMLAAHALGVGSCWIGAAGPVSGNPELMKALKVPEGWMIVAPIVLGYPKEIPEKPPRREPEIDWVR
- the mch gene encoding methenyltetrahydromethanopterin cyclohydrolase → MLSVNEQALDIFNDIFEYPEDYNAAAHELDNGARIVDAGVSVEGGYRAGRVFTDICLGGLAEINFTMGQIKGVPMPFIEVSTDFPAIACLGAQKAGWTVKVGNYFAMGSGPARALSLKPKHTYEVIGYEDECDTAVICLESDHLPNGEVMQKIAESCKVDVANTCAIVAPTSSIVGSIQVAGRCVETAVYKLNELGFDTRKIISGFGTAPIPPVRGPKLAMGVTNDATIYHGQISLTMKAPEIKDYLDKIPSCTSQGYGKPFNEIFKEAGYDFYKIDTSLFSPAEVIINELSEGVIYRVGGVNPEVTLKSFGLQ
- a CDS encoding ORC1-type DNA replication protein, which gives rise to MKRDLLMWDETLFRDPEVFEIDYVPEQFDYRETQMRELAFQIKPGLRGGRPLNTICRGLPGTGKTTSVRKLFTQIEEATRKLIPVYINCQIDNTKFAIFAQIYHKLSGHLPPTSGTSFKQIFDAICRILLKEEAVLLVALDDANYLLYENEINRVLYALLRAHESYPGTRIGVITIISDLSVDLSREVDPRVASVFRPTEIYFPPYSADEVRHILTERVLTGLYPGVLPDTMLDLVTEQTMKSGDLRVGLDLLKRAALNAEKDARRRIEEDDVCRAYQISKYLHLTFTLRTLKTEEKNLLRTIATMSVGGGEMNAGEVYKHAKQEAKLGYTRFHEIVKKLDAIRLINLDYREGRGRTRVITLRYEPQRVLELLD